Genomic window (Rosa chinensis cultivar Old Blush chromosome 6, RchiOBHm-V2, whole genome shotgun sequence):
CTTCTCCTTTGTGTGTAGGTTTCAAAGTTGGGAAAGTTGAAATGTAAGGATGAACATGATTCTGTACAAGATGTAAAAGCAGATGACCTACGGCAGATGCTTCTAGCCATGACAGAGGAGGTAGTTTTGTTTATTATAATATTTGGAGTTTTGTGTTTTATTGAGTAAAGCCATTTGGAAACTAAATGGAGGCTGTTCCAGGTCCGGGTTATCATTGTCAAGTTAGCTGACAGATTACATAACATGCGCACTCTTTCACACATGCCTCCACATAAGCAGGTAATGTGTTGTCTGTTTAAGATCTAGTAGTTATTAGTTATTACTCATTAGCTGTTAGGCTTAAATATCTTTGATGTTTGTTGGATCCAGTCCAGCATTGCAAGGGAGACATTGCAGGTCTTTGCTCCTCTAGCAAAGTTGCTTGGGATGTACCAAATCAAGGTAtactgttatttctttttccttctttttctccaGTGATGTTTTGCATTTATGCTTTTTAATTGTCAATCTTTCAGTTTTCAACTGGTAAATTTAATGTCACCCTTGTATATAGATTATGATAGTTTTTCGCTTAAATAAGTAATTTCTGATCACTATATTATAATATTGAACTTCATCCTTAAGATATAGTGgaggtaaacaaaaaaaaaaaaaaatctgctttATATATTGGCTGATTCAAGTTTGGTCCTTAAGATGTCATAGAGTTGTGACTTCAAGTTTCGTTCTTTAGATAAAGTGTAGGTAGTTATACTTTAAAGATCATGATGACTGGGAATTTGAGAGGTCCCAGAATCAGCCGACCATGATCTGAGAATtctgtctttctttcttttcatctcCACCGTGATTTCCATAGTTGCCCTGAAGTTGTCCACTACTTTTTCATGTTTCTGCTTGCCAGCTCACTTGAAAGTACCAATTTTTAAGACAACTATAatggtttttattatttttttcatattttatgATGATGCTTCTGTACGCTGATATTCTAGTGTACTGTACTGTATTGCAGTTGGAACTTGAAAACCTTTCCTTCATGTACACAAATCCTGAAGATTATGCAAAGATCAGGAGAAAAGTGGCAGACCTCTACAAAGAGCATGAGAAAGAACTTGTAGAGGTAATGCAATCATTCTTTCAACAAGGTTTACATGATGATTTAGAAAGGCTATTGATCACAATTTTCACATGTTATATTCTCAAGTTTAGCTTTCTAGGATTATGTCATCAGTGATGTTTGCTCATCAAACCTTAGTTCTTTTTGCTAGGCCAACAAAATTTTGGTGAAGAAGATTGAGGATGACCAGTTCTTAGAACTTATGACTGTGAAAACTGAAGTTCGTGCTGTATGCAAGGAACCATACAGGTGAGATTATAAATCTACTAACATTTTCTCACTCATTTAATGGTCTGCATTGGTGTGTCTAAACTCATTCATGCATTATTCTGAGTGATATGTTCTTTGGTACTGTGATGTTGTCTGGCACAGGAAATGAAAGGACATTATTCAAAgggtttttttgggtttttaaaaTGGTTCAGAATACCATCTATCACTCTTATAGTCCTTGTAGTGAGGATGTTGCTCTCATGCTTAGTGTGTCACGCTAACATCTAGGAAAATCTTTAGATATGCttcataaacatatatatatatatatatatatatatataaatagttaCTATTGTTACTattgtttgtttaattatttatgattgTCAGTCACTACTTTAAACAATACTTATAACTTTATAAGGACTTTTTCAGGCTGACCATGCTTGATGTTTACTTGCAGTATCTATAAATCTGTTCTCAAATCTAAAGGTTCAATTAATGAGGTCAATCAAATAGCACAGGTTTGTTCTGCTATTTGCCTTTAACACCTTGAAAATATTGATGAGGACACTTCATGATAATTTATATTTCTTCATTGACTTATAGCTTCTATTCATTATTACCAGCTTCGTATTGTTATCAAACCAAAGCCATGCCTTGGCGGAGGGCCTCTGTGCACCCCACAGCAGGTATATCCTTGCTCCTGCCTAGAGATAGGGAACTCTTTCCTGCACTCTGTATTTAGTACCTCATCAAGCTTTCTTATCGTCATTTCTCTGCAGATTTGCTACCATGTTCTTGGGTTGGTTCATGGAATCTGGACCCCTATTCCTCGAACTGTGAGTTTATGTTTTCTATTACTCTTAAAAGATACACTTTAATCATTCTCAAAAGTTAGTTGGTAAAATTTACATAATTTGGTTATCTTTTCTGATAGATGAAAGACTATATTGCCACCCCCAAACCTAATGGCTATCAGAGTCTCCAGACAACTGTAATTCCTTTCTTGTATGAGAGCATGTTGCGGCTTGAAGTGCAGGTATTATGTGATGTTCCCTTCTTGGTTATCTTTTTGATATATGAAAGACTGTTGTCACCCCCAAACCTAATGGCTATAGAGTCTCCAAACAGTTGATAATAAGTTGAaattttctttcccttttgtGTAAGTTCAATTACTTGCTAAGCTGTCATTTACATAAGTGGTTTTATTTTGGGGGCAGATAAGGACAGAAGAGATGGACCTGATAGCCCAAAGAGGCATTGCTTCCCATTATAGCGGGAGAGGATTTGTTACTGGTTTAGTTGGACGCACAATCCCTAGTGGTAGAAGTTCAAGAGGGAAGACTGTCTGCCTTAACAATGCAAACATTGCACTCAGAGTATGCACATAGATTCATCGGTGTTTTATGATTTGATTGTTTGTGTTCTTGTGGGGATTTATTTGTAAACCCTCTAATCCCATTCTTTGATACTATTCTCATGaacaatttctgtttttttcttccCCCAACAGATTGGCTGGCTCAATGCAATTAGAGAATGGCAAGAGGAGTTTGTTGGCAACATGAGCTCTAGGGAATTTGTAGAAACTATCACAAGAGATCTATTAGGTAGTCGTGTGTTTGTGTTTACTCCAAGGGGagaggtaaataaataaatttgattGATTCATGAATGATATAGTTATTAAATTTAATTGTATAGGAATAACATAACTCTTCAAATATGAGAATACTTTGCTGAAATTGGGAAGTGTAATGTACAGATAAAAAATCTTCCAAAAGGAGCGACTGTTATTGACTACGCCTATATGATACACACTGAAATTGGCAACAAAATGGTAGCAGCAAAGGTACTCTGCTCATATTTGGCAGATTTTACATttgtattgaaaaaaaaatttctagtaTAAATTATGAGGAATTAAAACAGTGATGATTTCTTCTGTATGCAGGTGAACGGTAATCTTGTTTCTCCCATGCATGTACTTGCAAATGCGGAAGTTGTGGAGATAGTCACTTACAATGTCAGTATCTTTCAACCATTATTCtgtcttttcatttcttaaattGTATATGATAAAAtatacagatttttttttttttatgtataaAATCTTGATAAGTTAAAAATTTGCTTACTTCTAGGCTCTGTAGCCATACTATTCTGAACTTGAATTGCCACCGGCATGCTAATCTTTTCCTACTCAAGTTAAAGAAATTTTCCAATAATCTTAGATTCTTAGTGAAACAGTGCATTGTTGGCCATTCGGAAATTGATACGGAATCCATGCTTCTGTAAATTGTGTCTATAAACTAGCTGTAGGTCTTAATCCTTTGGCAGAATGGAAAATTTTCAGGTTCTGGCTGGTGCCATTAGGCAGGATATCTTGCTATTTCTATATTTAGTATTATTCTTTAATTTTGCATGATCAGCATTCCATTaccttatgcttgtttttttAATGGCTCATAGTTTCTCTTTTCTTCCAGTCACTGACCGGAAAATCAGCTTTTCAGAGGCATAAGCAGTGGTTGCAACATGCAAAAACACGCAGTGCCCGacacaaaataatgaaagtagGCTTTCGTTTGACTAtggttttatgtttttatttttcctgtTACATTGCCTTGCTGTAACAAATATTTCATCTTGTCTGCAGTTCTTAAGGGAGCAAGCTGCCCTATCTGCTGATGAAATAACAGCAGATAAAGTAAATGACTTCGTTGCTGATTCTGAAGAAGAGAGTGAAGCAGAAGAGCTCCCCAGTACCTCCAAAGGATACAAAGCTTTGTGGGAGAAAATGCTGGTGAATGTTGTAGGATTGGCATTGCCAGAACGAAGTTCCGAAGATCCCTTCCAAATTACCAATGGAAATGCTCGGGTTTCTGCTCCCAAGGTGAACGGGAAACATAACAAACATGTTCGACATGTGAGTTTGAAGGCTGAGGGGGAGTTGTTGTCGCAAGGAAATGGTGTTGCTAGAATGTTGCAAGCTAATATTCCTATGTACAAGGAAGCCTTGCCCAGTTTAGAAAGTTGGCAAGCCAGCAAGATTACCTCTTGGCATAATGTTGAAGGGCACTCCATCCTTTGGTTTTCCGTGGTTTCCATCGATCGAAAAGGTTAGCTTTCCTTGAATCGAAAATTTCCTCTCTATGTTGTAATCTGATTTATCTATGAGAATATCCGAAGTAATCTTGTCATTGGTTTCATTCAATGCCTAATGGAGATAGAAATGTTCTTCCATAATACTGAACCTTGttttaaaacaataattataaggTATGATCGCTGAGGTCACAACAGCAATGGCAGCTGCAGGCATTACTATTTGTTCTTGTGTGGTGAGTGGTTGAAGCCTGTAATTGCGTATACTTAATTATACTGATGCCCTCAAATTTTATTCTGTAACACCTTTATCATCAATAACCAGGCTGAGATCGATGGGGAAAGGGGGATCGCTGTCATGTTATTTCACGTTGAAGGGAGCCTGGAAAGTTTGGTACTGTTTCTGACATCTGTCTCTAAATGCATTAATCTTTTCACTTGGTAAATTTTCTTCTgacatggattttttttttcctcaggCTAACGCTTGCTCGAGCATTGATATAATTCTAGGTGTTTTGGGATGGTCGATGGGTTGCAGCTGGCCCAGCTTAATGGATAAGCCCCGATTGCTTGAATGCTAAACCATTCATGGAATCCGCCCAGCTGTTGCAGGCATGGGTATGAAGTTTTGCCTTGAGAAAACTGAAATTTCAGCACGCTCAATAAAATATTTTAGTTTTCATCTATTTTTTGGACACTCTTAGCCGAATAAGCGGACATCATACGAGGAGCAAAATCCGACTCCAAGAGCACTGTATATAGGAAGGAGTGGATACATAGGCTTAGTATATACACTTTGTAAATGAAGTTGCGATTGAGGAGACGACAGTGATAAAGTTACACAGAGGGTTGTACGAATGTTGCCATACATATTCTTTTTCAATGGTccagtatattttttttttttggcaatcaaTGGTCTAGTCTTTACTCATTTATCTTTCCCGTCTGCAGAGGTGGTTGGTGTTCTTATTTGCTTTCACTTCTGTTAAATAGTATTTGTTTTGTCTACTGTGGTGTTCATGGTACGTGCTACATACATTTATGCTTAGTTTTAGGGGGATTTCGGCATGGTTACATACAGT
Coding sequences:
- the LOC112172304 gene encoding putative GTP diphosphokinase RSH1, chloroplastic isoform X3, translating into MASASSMSVPLECVNVCKLSKGEGSGKYDCSMFSCAWKAPRALTGFLASTAHPPQCSWLSYGRNGRRNRMNYKCESSNLGGCHSTEASDFVLLGQLYESGLVHVAGKRWQLHCSSSLSSETSYEVSPEGLWEDLKPTISYLSPEELELVHNALKLAFEAHDGQKRRSGEPFIIHPVEVARILGELELDWESIASGLLHDTVEDTNVVTFERIEEEFGATVRHIVEGETKVSKLGKLKCKDEHDSVQDVKADDLRQMLLAMTEEVRVIIVKLADRLHNMRTLSHMPPHKQSSIARETLQVFAPLAKLLGMYQIKLELENLSFMYTNPEDYAKIRRKVADLYKEHEKELVEANKILVKKIEDDQFLELMTVKTEVRAVCKEPYSIYKSVLKSKGSINEVNQIAQLRIVIKPKPCLGGGPLCTPQQICYHVLGLVHGIWTPIPRTMKDYIATPKPNGYQSLQTTVIPFLYESMLRLEVQIRTEEMDLIAQRGIASHYSGRGFVTGLVGRTIPSGRSSRGKTVCLNNANIALRIGWLNAIREWQEEFVGNMSSREFVETITRDLLGSRVFVFTPRGEIKNLPKGATVIDYAYMIHTEIGNKMVAAKVNGNLVSPMHVLANAEVVEIVTYNSLTGKSAFQRHKQWLQHAKTRSARHKIMKFLREQAALSADEITADKVNDFVADSEEESEAEELPSTSKGYKALWEKMLVNVVGLALPERSSEDPFQITNGNARVSAPKVNGKHNKHVRHVSLKAEGELLSQGNGVARMLQANIPMYKEALPSLESWQASKITSWHNVEGHSILWFSVVSIDRKG
- the LOC112172304 gene encoding putative GTP diphosphokinase RSH1, chloroplastic isoform X2 — protein: MASASSMSVPLECVNVCKLSKGEGSGKYDCSMFSCAWKAPRALTGFLASTAHPPQCSWLSYGRNGRRNRMNYKCESSNLGGCHSTEASDFVLLGQLYESGLVHVAGKRWQLHCSSSLSSETSYEVSPEGLWEDLKPTISYLSPEELELVHNALKLAFEAHDGQKRRSGEPFIIHPVEVARILGELELDWESIASGLLHDTVEDTNVVTFERIEEEFGATVRHIVEGETKVSKLGKLKCKDEHDSVQDVKADDLRQMLLAMTEEVRVIIVKLADRLHNMRTLSHMPPHKQSSIARETLQVFAPLAKLLGMYQIKLELENLSFMYTNPEDYAKIRRKVADLYKEHEKELVEANKILVKKIEDDQFLELMTVKTEVRAVCKEPYSIYKSVLKSKGSINEVNQIAQLRIVIKPKPCLGGGPLCTPQQICYHVLGLVHGIWTPIPRTMKDYIATPKPNGYQSLQTTVIPFLYESMLRLEVQIRTEEMDLIAQRGIASHYSGRGFVTGLVGRTIPSGRSSRGKTVCLNNANIALRIGWLNAIREWQEEFVGNMSSREFVETITRDLLGSRVFVFTPRGEIKNLPKGATVIDYAYMIHTEIGNKMVAAKVNGNLVSPMHVLANAEVVEIVTYNFLREQAALSADEITADKVNDFVADSEEESEAEELPSTSKGYKALWEKMLVNVVGLALPERSSEDPFQITNGNARVSAPKVNGKHNKHVRHVSLKAEGELLSQGNGVARMLQANIPMYKEALPSLESWQASKITSWHNVEGHSILWFSVVSIDRKGMIAEVTTAMAAAGITICSCVAEIDGERGIAVMLFHVEGSLESLANACSSIDIILGVLGWSMGCSWPSLMDKPRLLEC
- the LOC112172304 gene encoding putative GTP diphosphokinase RSH1, chloroplastic isoform X1; translated protein: MASASSMSVPLECVNVCKLSKGEGSGKYDCSMFSCAWKAPRALTGFLASTAHPPQCSWLSYGRNGRRNRMNYKCESSNLGGCHSTEASDFVLLGQLYESGLVHVAGKRWQLHCSSSLSSETSYEVSPEGLWEDLKPTISYLSPEELELVHNALKLAFEAHDGQKRRSGEPFIIHPVEVARILGELELDWESIASGLLHDTVEDTNVVTFERIEEEFGATVRHIVEGETKVSKLGKLKCKDEHDSVQDVKADDLRQMLLAMTEEVRVIIVKLADRLHNMRTLSHMPPHKQSSIARETLQVFAPLAKLLGMYQIKLELENLSFMYTNPEDYAKIRRKVADLYKEHEKELVEANKILVKKIEDDQFLELMTVKTEVRAVCKEPYSIYKSVLKSKGSINEVNQIAQLRIVIKPKPCLGGGPLCTPQQICYHVLGLVHGIWTPIPRTMKDYIATPKPNGYQSLQTTVIPFLYESMLRLEVQIRTEEMDLIAQRGIASHYSGRGFVTGLVGRTIPSGRSSRGKTVCLNNANIALRIGWLNAIREWQEEFVGNMSSREFVETITRDLLGSRVFVFTPRGEIKNLPKGATVIDYAYMIHTEIGNKMVAAKVNGNLVSPMHVLANAEVVEIVTYNSLTGKSAFQRHKQWLQHAKTRSARHKIMKFLREQAALSADEITADKVNDFVADSEEESEAEELPSTSKGYKALWEKMLVNVVGLALPERSSEDPFQITNGNARVSAPKVNGKHNKHVRHVSLKAEGELLSQGNGVARMLQANIPMYKEALPSLESWQASKITSWHNVEGHSILWFSVVSIDRKGMIAEVTTAMAAAGITICSCVAEIDGERGIAVMLFHVEGSLESLANACSSIDIILGVLGWSMGCSWPSLMDKPRLLEC